In Rhea pennata isolate bPtePen1 chromosome 22, bPtePen1.pri, whole genome shotgun sequence, a single genomic region encodes these proteins:
- the H6PD gene encoding GDH/6PGL endoplasmic bifunctional protein translates to MLGTVLRTVLFLGALPSPAEVSQGHISVVLLGATGDLAKKYLWQGLFQLYLDQVSSGHSFTFHGAALTALEPGQRLMFDVLKKLSCPQDESPNRCAVLKDQFLKLSQYHQLKTAENYTVLNREIEMLLHQEGLKEAGRIFYFSVPPFAYTEIARHINSSCRPPPGAWLRIVLEKPFGHNLESAQQLAAELTSFFKEEEMYRVDHYLGKQAIAHILPFRDQNRQFLDPIWNQHHVERVEIVLKETVDAKGRTSFYEQYGVIRDVLQNHLTEALMYLTMELPANLSSTEEVLQRKLQAFQSLRGLEKTSAVVGQYQAYASQVREELQKAQDYITTTPTFAGVLIHSDSLRWEGVPFLLTSGKALDERVGYVRVLFKNRAYCTQSETLRDAGYSQCKAKQIVFYIGHGALNAPAVLVSRNLFKPVMPESGWREAAVQPKLHIFGQPLSDYYVYYPVKERDAYSVLISNIYHGRKDFFITTENLLASWEFWTPLLDSISRQPPRLYPGGVENQHLLDFEMVGGELAFALAEPVELLHPDKPAPSGYKTIQSKFRQSPLVSTWSEELISQLASDIERAAGGAVAHSGQFHLALSGGSSPVVLFQRLARHHYAFPWRHTHVWLVDERCVPLTNPESNFFSLHNHLLQSVRVPYFNVHPMPVHLNQRLCVEEDGGTELYAKEITALVANASFDLVLLGMGADGHTASLFPDSENGLEGAQTVVLTESPVKPHQRMSLSLPLINKARKVFVLVLGKGKHDIVSLISRVGHQPRKWPISGVRPSSGRLVWYVDYEALLG, encoded by the exons ATGCTGGGAACAGTCCTGCGTACAGTGTTGTTCCTGGGAGCCTTGCCATCACCGGCTGAGGTGTCCCAGGGCCACATCTCTGTGGTCTTGCTGGGAGCCACAGGGGATTTGGCCAAGAAGTACTTGTGGCAGGGTCTGTTCCAGCTTTACCTGGACCAAGTGAGCAGTGGCCACAGCTTCACTTTTCATGGGGCTGCCCTGACAGCTCTGGAGCCAGGGCAGAGGCTGATGTTCGATGTGCTGAAGAAGCTGTCCTGCCCCCAAGATGAGTCTCCCAACAGGTGTGCTGTGCTCAAGGACCAGTTTCTGAAGCTGAGCCAATACCACCAGCTGAAGACTGCTGAAAACTACACTGTGCTCAACAGAGAGATTGAGATGCTTCTTCACCAGGAGGGGCTGAAGGAGGCTGGAAGAATTTTCTACTTCTCAGTACCACCATTTGCCTACACAGAGATTGCCCGCCACATCAACAGCAGCTGCCGGCCACCTCCGGGAGCATGGCTGCGTATAGTGCTGGAGAAACCTTTTGGTCACAATCTGGAGTCAGcccagcagctggctgcagagctGACGAGCTTCTTCAAGGAAGAAGAGATGTACCGGGTAGACCACTACCTTGGCAAGCAG gcTATAGCCCATATCCTGCCCTTTCGAGACCAGAACCGGCAGTTTCTGGATCCAATTTGGAACCAGCATCATGTGGAAAGAGTGGAGATTGTTTTGAAAGAGACTGTGGATGCTAAAG GCCGCACCAGCTTCTATGAGCAGTATGGTGTCATCCGTGACGTGCTGCAGAACCACCTCACCGAGGCCCTGATGTACCTGACCATGGAGCTCCCAGCCAACCTGAGCAGCACTGAAGAGGTTTTGCAACGCAAGCTGCAGGCCTTCCAGTCCCTGCGGGGCCTGGAGAAAACCAGTGCGGTAGTGGGTCAGTATCAGGCCTACGCCAGCCAAGTGCGAgaggagctgcagaaagcacaggATTACATCACCACAACACCAACCTTTGCAG GTGTGCTGATTCACAGCGACAGCCTGCGTTGGGAAGGGGTCCCTTTCCTCCTCACTTCTGGGAAGGCTCTAGATGAGCGGGTGGGTTACGTCCGTGTTCTCTTCAAGAACCGGGCCTACTGTACTCAGAGCGAGACTCTGAGGGATGCAGGCTACAGCCAGTGTAAAGCCAAGCAGATCGTCTTCTACATTGGGCATGGCGCACTCAACGCTCCTGCGGTGCTTGTGAGCCGGAACCTTTTCAAGCCTGTCATGCCGGAAAGCGGCTGGAGAGAAGCAGCGGTTCAGCCAAAGCTGCACATTTTTGGACAACCGCTGTCTGATTACTATGTGTACTACCctgtgaaagagagagatgcaTATTCTGTCCTCATCTCCAACATTTACCATGGCAGAAAGGACTTCTTCATCACCACGGAGAACCTGCTGGCATCCTGGGAGTTCTGGACCCCACTGCTGGACAGCATATCCCGCCAGCCACCGCGTCTCTACCCCGGTGGTGTGGAGAACCAGCACCTCTTAGACTTTGAAATGGTTGGAGGGGAACTGGCATTTGCACTGGCAGAGCCGGTAGAATTACTGCACCCTGACAAGCCAGCGCCGAGCGGTTACAAAACAATCCAGTCCAAATTTCGGCAGAGCCCCCTGGTCTCAACGTGGTCCGAGGAGCTGATTTCCCAGCTGGCTTCTGACATTGAGAGGGCAGCCGGCGGAGCTGTGGCACATTCTGGGCAGTTCCACCTGGCCCTCTCGGGAGGCTCAAGCCCAGTGGTGCTGTTCCAGCGGCTGGCAAGGCACCATTACGCCTTCCCGTGGAGGCACACCCACGTCTGGCTGGTGGATGAACGCTGCGTCCCGCTCACCAATCCTGAGTCCAACTTCTTCAGCTTGCACAACCACCTCCTCCAGAGCGTCAGGGTGCCCTACTTCAACGTCCACCCCATGCCCGTGCACCTGAACCAGCGGCTCTGTGTGGAAGAGGACGGAGGCACAGAGCTGTATGCCAAGGAGATCACAGCCTTGGTTGCCAACGCCAGCTTTGACCTGGTGCTGCTGGGGATGGGCGCTGACGGGCACACTGCTTCACTCTTCCCCGACTCTGAAAACGGCTTGGAAGGGGCCCAGACTGTGGTGCTAACAGAAAGCCCTGTCAAACCTCACCAGAGAATGAGCCTCAGCCTGCCCCTCATCAACAAGGCCAGGAAGGTGTTTGTCCTGGTTTTGGGGAAGGGCAAGCACGACATCGTCAGCCTGATCAGCAGAGTGGGCCACCAGCCAAGGAAATGGCCTATCTCGGGTGTCCGCCCCAGCTCTGGCCGGCTGGTGTGGTATGTGGATTACGAAGCTCTGCTTGGGTGA